The nucleotide window TCGTATATTCTCTTCTCTCCATTTCAGAGAAGATAGCTGTTTTGTCGCACTCTTTCTTGAAGCATCTTAGGTCGCCTTCGAAGGGCTCTCCCTCCCTCACGATTAATGGCGGCATCCATATTCTTCTGTGCGTAGGGTTACTTTCTTAAGCCGATTTATTTAAACTTAAAGAGGTCACCGAAGTCAACAGAATTATCATTATAATGTATACAGGCCGCGGGAAGGAGGACGCTCCAGCGCCCCCTTCTACTCCCCACGGCAAGAACTCTCAGGGGAGGAAAGGATTGTGTAACACGATTGTGCTTTGCCGATCCGGACCCACAGAGATAATGTCTATTCTTACCTCAAGAAGCTCCTCGAGCCTTTTGAGGTATCTTCTTGCGTTCAGAGGAAGATCTTCATAGCGCGTGATATGGGTGATCGGCGTATTCCAGCCCTCCATCTCTTCGTATTCGGGCACGATCCTCTCATAGTCTGTGATGCTCTGAGGCGGAGTGTCGTATGATTTGCGACCGATCTTGTAGCTCGTGCATATCTTGATCGTATCAAACGCATCGAGTACATCCAGTTTCATGATGGACAAGCCCTTTATCCCGTTCAGTTTCATGGCCCTTTTCACGATAACCGCATCAAACCAGCCGCATCTTCTCGGCCTGCCGGTCGTGGCTCCGTATTCCCCTCCCACCTCTCGCATCTTCTGACCCACATCATCATTAAGCTCCGTGGGAAACGGCCCTTCGCCTACCCTCGTCGTGTAGGCTTTGCAGATCCCAAGTACATAATCGATGGAAGTGGGCGGCGCCCCGGATCCCGAAGCAATATTTCCCGATACGGTATTTGAAGAAGTCACGTAGGGGTAGGTTCCATGATCGATATCGAGGTACGTACCCTGGGCCCCCTCGAAAAGGATATTCTGTCCCTGTTCGATCTTTTTATGAAGGAACCCTACGGTGTCGGCAGCATATTTTTTCAATGTTTTTCTATACTGGCTGTAATTGTTTATAATCTCTCTCGCCTTGAAAGGCTCGTCTTTATAATACTTCTTTATCACGAAATTCTTGAGCTCCAGGTTCTGTTTCACTTTTTCGGCGAACACCTTCTTGTCCAGGAGATCTATTACCCTTATCCCGAGCCTGCTCACTTTATCTTCATAGGCAGGACCGATTCCCCTGCCTGTGGTACCGATCTTTTTTGTCCCCTTTTCCTCTTTAAGGGCATCGAGTTTTTTATGGTACGGCATGATGAGATGGGTAAGGGAGCTCAGCATCAGTCGCCTGTCATCCTTCAGGTAGCCTATACTTTTCAGCTCCTTGATCTCTTTTTCGAACACCTCGGGGTCGAGGACCACGCCATTGCCTATGATGCAATATTTTTTGTCATGGAGCACTCCCGAAGGGAGGAGATGGAGGATGACCGTCTTGTCGCCCACTACGATCGTATGTCCCGCATTGGCGCCGCCCTGAAAACGGACGATCACGTCTGCGTAACCGCTGAGCATGTCGATAATCTTTCCTTTCCCCTCGTCGCCCCATTGAACACCCACTACTCCCACGTTCGGCATAGTCTCCCTTTTCACTCCTCCGTCTATAATGAGATAAGCAAACGTATATTTCTAATATACTTGAGAGGTAAAATCAAACAAAATGCGCAGGAGCGCGTAACCCGACCCCATCTCTTTCGGGATCTATCCCTCCGTCTAATCTTCCAACAGGGAGATTACAGGAGAGGATGGGTTTTTTTAAGGGATTGGCTCAGCTTCTCCGGCCGGCTCTATACATTTCAGGACGGTCCGATCCACCCGGGTCTTAGGGATAGTAGCGGTAGGGATAATAATGGTGATAACCGTATGGATGGCCATAGTAGTAATAACCGTAGGGCGCACCGTAATAGTAATAACGGTACCGGTACGGCGTCGAATAATACACGTCGTCGGGATAGGTAGCGACCACGCAGGACATGGCAGTAATTACCGGTAACAACAGGGTTATTATAAGAAGGAACAACTTTAATCTCTTCACGGATAACCCCCTTCACGGGTGAGTCATTATGGTATCATAATAGTTCGTGGCGGAGGAAAGTCAAGTGGTTGAAACAAGGGCGGTTCACCTGAGCGATTGCCGGCGAAGCCGGGATGGAGGGTATATTATGAGAGCGCTAGTCCCGGCGAGAGGCGAGCGCTCTCATAATACGTTTTTTATTGGAAGACTCCGCACAGCACGAATGCGTCTTCGCCCTGGATTCTCTGGACCCACGATTTTTTCGCCTGCATACTCTTGGTCGCGGGATTTGCCCAGCTATAAGTAATCCAGCCGCTGCCCTTGGTTTTTGCAATTTCGATCTCTTCTTTCACGAAATACCTGCCGCCGTTCGGGTCCTTCTGTTCGTAAAGGTTCTTCCCTACGAGCGTTGCATTTACACCGTGAGCGAGGACCATGCCACGAAAGTCATGGGCGACGATATAAAGATCGCCTTTCACGAACTGACCTTTGGAGTTATTAAACTCCGCGATCGCCTTGTCCTTGCCGTTGGCTTTCCAGAACGCCGCGGCTTTTTCCGCCATGGCTTTCGCATCCTCAACCGATGAAGCTTGACTCATACATACAAAACCGAACACTACCATAACCACTGCTGCTACGATAAAACCAATCCTCTTCATGTATTACCTCCCCTTCAAAATGAACTCATGTGCGCCTGCACATGAGATTTATCGGACATTATCATGTCCTCTTAAGGGTGATGGGTCAAAATATTGGTTTCTTTGGTGTGACTAATGAAAATAAAGGCATAAAGATGATCCGTTGCACCCGTATCGCTTTGCCGGTGCAGGCTCTCGGTTAACCAAGGATAATGTGTACCCTTCCTATTCATGAAGATAAGGGTGATATTTGAGGGATCGGGCGTGTGAAAAGAGTTAAATCCAGGAGCCTATAGTGAGATCAAAATAAGGCTAAAGGGGATACAAGAACGGCCGGGACCCTAGGCGCATGCCGCGCCTGAAATCCCGGCCGATGATGATTATGCGAAGGAACAACAATCTACTTCCGAAACCGACGATCCCGTGAAAGTCTAGAGGGCGCCCGGAAGGTCCTTGAGCTGGGCCAAATTAAAGACGGGGCCATCTTTACAGATATATTTCGACCCGAGGTTGCATCGCCCGCAGATCCCGATACCGCACTTCATTCTGGCTTCGAGAGTGGTCACGATATTCTCTTCGCTGAAATTAAGTTTGGCCAGATTCTGGAGGACGAACTTGATCATGATCGGAGGTCCGCACGTAATGGCTATGGTATTCTCCGGCGACGGGGCCACTTCATTAAGAACGGTAGGTACAAAGCCTACCCGTTTGTCCCAGCCCGGAAATTCGGCATCCACGGTGAGGATGAGGTTTACGTCGCCGCGGGACTCCCATTCCTTAAGGTCCTCTTTATAGCAGAGATCGGGAGGCGTCCTTGATCCGTAGATTATGGTGATATCTTTGTAATCGGCCCTGTTGTCGAGCATATAGAGGATGAGGGTCCGAAGAGGCGCGAGGCCAATACCGCCACCGATGAAGAGGATATTCTTTCCCTTCATCTCATTGTAAGGAAACCAGTTGCCCAAGGGGGCGCGAAGGCCCATCTGGTCGCCTGGATAGAGATCGTGGAGGGCGGCCGTAACCTCTCCCGCCTTCATTACACTGAACTGGAGGTAGTCCATTCTCGTAGGAGGGGAATTGATGACGAAGGTAGATTCCCCCACGCCGAACACGGAAAGCTGACCAACCTGCCCCGGTTCGAACTTGAAACTTTTCATTCTTTCAGGGTCCTTGAATACGACCTGAAAAGACTTGATGTTTGGTGTCTCTTCTATGATATTGGTGATAGTAACCAGTTCAGGCAGGTAAGGGTTATTATTTTCGGCCATTGCTTATGCTCCCTCGATTCTTATCGTTATTCTGACTGCGCGGCATTGCCTGCGCTCGCTTGAAGCTTGCCGACGATCTCGCTGATATCCACCGAGACGGGGCAATACCTGACGCATCTGCCGCAGCCGCAGCATGCGAGTACGCCGTCATACTTTTCAGGGTAAAAAAGGAATTTATGCCCTACCCTATTCTTGAAGCGCTGGAACTTAGCCGGCCGCGGGTTATGACCGCTTGCTTCCAGGGTGAAGTGAGCGTACATGCATCCGTCCCAGCTCCGCACACGCTCGCCCTGTTCAGTGTGGTGCTCGTCGGTAATATTGAAGCAATAACATGTGGGGCAAAGATAGGTGCAGGCACCGCAGCTCAGGCACTTTGCAAGCTCTTTTTCCCAAAATTCATCATTCTCGAAAAGCTCCTTCGACACCTGAACCTTGCCTTCCTTACCGAAAGGTTTCGGAACCATGGCCTCAACCGCGGCCTGGGCTTTTTCCGCCTGGGCGCGATACGCCTCGCCTTCCTGCAGGCCCCCTTCCTTGAGGAGCTCTTTCCCCTTGTCCGTAAGGGCCTCGATGAAATAGCCCTTTTCGAGTTCGGTCACCAACGCGTCAGAGCCTTCTTTATCGGCAGGGCTGCCCTCGACGGAGGTGCAGAAACAACCCGCCGATGGCGCCTGACATGCCAGGCTGACTACGGTAGTCTGTTCCCTCCTGCCCTTATAGTAAGGGTCGGGCGTATCGGTCTGCGTATAGGGCCGGTCGTAGACGGTAAAACCCTTCGCATCACAGGGCCTGGACCCGATAAGGATCACCTTGGGGAACGTCTTGTTTTCCGTGAGCTCTATATCGACCTTCTGCGGGTTCGCAGGGTCCTTCAGAAACTTAAAGGAAAACAGCGTGTCGCTCTGGGGGAAAATCACCCCCTTGGGCGATATATTCGCAGGTCTGTCGAAGCAGAGCGTCTTTTCTTTGCTGAAGGGTCTGAACATCACCGTATCGCCCTCGATGCACGGTACATAGACGAGCGCCTTGGCGCTCAACCCTTCTATAAATGCCTCCCACTTCTCTTTTGGGATAAATGCTGTGTCGGCCATTAGAGTTTGTGCTCCTCTATCTTCTTTTCTTCAACACTGAATGTAAACATCGGAGGCTTATCCTCCGGTTTCACGCCCGGCTCATAATCATAAAGCTCTTTCATGTCCTGATTGATCTTTCGTTTCAGCATATTAACCGGAATGCCCATGGGGCAGGCCCGCTCGCACTCACCGCATTCCACGCATCTGCCGGCGAGATGAAGGGCATGGATCATGTGGAACATGAATTTTTCGGTAGGGTTCGATTTCTGGCTGATCCAGTGAGGGTCGCGGCTCTCGGCAATACAGCTGTCCTGGCAGACGCACATAGGGCATGCATTTCTGCATGCGTAACAGCGGATGCACCGGTCGAATTCCTTTTCCCAATAGGCTTTCTTCTCTTCCAGGGATTTTGCCGCCAGCTCGGCCACGTCCTTATATGCGGTTTCGTAAGTCTTATCCGATTCGATCGGTTCGCCCACGAGTTGATCGTATACAACGGGAGTCGGATAAAGACAGGAGCCGCACTTGTCGGCCGCGACATCTGCCATCGCCATCTTTTGCTCTCCCTTCGGCGTCTTTACCACTACCGTGTTCTTATCGGGAAATGTGACATCGAGGATAGGCTGATGACCTGTCTTTGCCATCACCTTCTTTATGCTCACTATGCCCGTACAGGGAATGCCTATGACAGTGACTTTCCCTCTGTCGATCAAGGCTTCCTGCATATATTGGACAATCGTCCTGCTGTCGCAGCCTTTCACGACCACGGCCGCCTTCTTTTTGAGTGAAGGGAGATAGCTCGCGAGGTTCTGCACGCAACGGGGATCGAAGATGACGGCATCGGCTTCCTCTGGTGTGGTGACGAAGCAGGGCGTGGAATGGAGCTTATCGAACCCCTCCTTGTACGCGATTACCACTTCCGCATCTTTTAACGCTTCTTTAATGACTTCCTTTAATTTCTCAGGACCCAATTTGTGCCTCCGTGGTTGAATGTAAAGGGCCCAGCTTGTGGACTTGAGTGGTAAAATCCGTTACCGTCTTCTGCCAGCGAGCCCCTTCGGAAGCCGATATCCAGGTGTAATGGAATCGTTTCTCATCAATCCCCAAAAAGGGGAGAAGCCGTTTCAACATCTCAAGTCTGCGCCTTGCGTAGAAATTGCCGTCCGTATAGTGGCAGTCCCTCGGGTGGCACCCCGATACGAGGACCCCATCGGCCCCGTTAAGAAGGGACTTCACGATGAACAGCGGATCAACCCGACCCGAACATGGGACCCTGATTACTCTTAAATCGGTAGGCTGTCTGAAACGGCTCACGCCGGCGGTATCCGCGCCGCCGTACGAGCACCAGTTACAGAGAAAACCTACAATTCTCAGCTCCTTAGGGGCTATTTCTGACATAGGGTATTAACCTCCGCTAACAACTGATTATCGGTGAAGTGGGACAACTGAATCGCCCCGCACGGACAGGTCGAGGTGCATACACCGCATCCCGCGCATACCGTTTCGATTACATTCGCGACTATCTTCCCGCCTCTCAGCTCTTTTTCCTTCACTGCGCCGAAGGGACAGGTCATCTTGCACTTGAGACACCCGACGCAGGTATTTTCGTTCACCTTGGCAACCGCCGGATCCGATTCGAGCATATCCTTGGAGAAAAGGGCGAGGACTTTCGCCGCTGCCGCACTCCCCTGCCCGACTGACGCGGGGATGTCTTTAGGACCCTGTGCTGCGCCTGCAAGATATACACCCGCGGTATTGGTCTCGACCGGTCTCAGCTTCGGATGGCTCTCGACGTAAAATCCGAAGGTATCGTAGGAGATGTGGAGCTTCTCCGCAAGCTGGGCAGCCCCTGGAGCGGCTGTCACGGCATTCGCGAGGACTACCAGGTCGGCTTCCACTTCTACCTTCGTACCGAGAAGGGTGTCGGCGCCCATGACTACCATCTTCTTGCCTTTGGGATATATTCTGGAAACCCTGCCCCTTACGTATTTCGCGCCGTAATCTTCCTGGGCCCTGCGGGTAAATTCATCGTATCCTTTTCCCGGGGACCGGATATCCATGTAGAAGACAAAGGACTGGGAATCGGGGATATGGTCTTTGGTAAGTATTGCCTGCTTCGCGATATACATGCAGCAGAAGTTGGAGCAGTAAGGTACGCCGCATGATTTATCCCTTGATCCTGCGCAGGAGACGAAGACTATCGTTTTGGGCTCCGTTTTATCGGAGGGTCTGAGGATATGCCCTTCCGTGGGGCCCGATGCATTCAGAAGCCGCTCGTATTGAATCCCCGTGATGACATCGGGATATCTCCCTCCGCCATACTCGGGAAGCTTTGCCACGTCCATAAGGCCGTAGCCCGACGCAACCACGATGGCGCCCACGTCTTCCGTGATGATCTCATCCTGCATCTCGTAATTGATCGCGCCCGTGGGGCATACCTTGGCGCAGACCCCGCATTTTCCCTTCACGAACTGGCGGCAGTACTCGGGGTCTATCTTTGCCTTCTTGGGAATCGCCTGGGGGAAAGGTATGTTGATGGCCCTGGTAGGGGCAACCCCGAAATTGAAATGGTCGTAGGAGTTCTTGGAGGGACACTTTTCCATACAGAGGCCGCAGCCCGTGCATTTTGTCCAATCCACGTAGGTCGCTTTTTTCCGGATCTTTATCTGGTAATTGCCCACATAGCCTTTTATATCGTCTATCTCGGAATAGGCATGGAGCGTGATCTTGTCGTGCTGTGCCACGTCCACCATTTTGGGTCCGAGAATACAGATAGAGCAGTCAATGGTGGGAAAGGTCTTGTCGAGGCGAGACATCATACCGCCAACACTCGGACTTTTCTCTACCAGCAGGACGTCCAGACCTCCATCCGCGCAATCCAGGGCCGACTGCATACCGGCAACGCCCCCGCCGATCACGAGCACCCTCTTATTCACCTTAAAGGATTGCGAGAAAAGGGGCTTATCCTGCATGACCTTAGCCGCCGCCATCTTCACCACGTCGATGGCTTTGTTGGTGTTGGCCTCCTTGTCCAGGCCGACCCAGGAGATGTGCTCCCTGATATTAGCCATTTCAAGGAAATAGCGGTTAAGACCGGCCTTTTCGATGGTCCTTCTGAAGGTAAGCTCGTGCATTCTGGGAGAACATGCGGCTACGACGATCCGGTTGAGTCCCTCCCTTTTGATTGCCTGCTTAATCTCTTCCTGACCGGGCTCAGAGCAGGTATACATATAGTTGGTGGCAAACGCCACGCCCGGCACTTTCCTCATCTCTGCCGCAACCCGTGCAACGTCGATGGTTCCGGCAATATTACTCCCGCAATGACAAATGAATACGCCAACCCGCATCTATCAGGTCTCCTCTGCCTTTATTTCGTCTTTCTTAGGTTTGGCCTTGGCGGCCTTTTCCTTTTCTATCTCTGCCTGTTTACGCTGCTCCATCTCCTGGACCGTGATCCGCGAGCGCACGATATGATCGGCACTTACGATCAGCTTGTCGAGCCCCAATGCCTTGGGGGACAGACCGTAGGTAAGGCCCACGATCTGAGAAAAATAAAGAATGGGGATGTTGAAGTTCGTCCCCATAGTGCTGTTTACCTGGCTCTGGCGCAGATCAAGGTTCTGCTGGCACAGGGGGCAGGCAACGGCGATACAGTTGGCGCCGGAATCAATGGCCATACTCAGTACCTTGGAGGACAGCTGGTTGACCATCTCCCTTTTCGGGACGCCGAAGGCCGCGCCGCAGCACTCGAGCTTGAAGGCGAAGGGGCTTACGCGAACGCCCACGGCCTCCAGAATATTATCCATTGACATGGGGTTCTCAGGGTCATCGAACTGAGCTATCTCGGGCGGGCGGGTAAGAATGCACCCATAATAAGGTGCGACCACCAGGTCGGGAAGGGCGTGAGTCACTTTGTTGCCCACCGCCTCGAGCCCGATATCTTCGACCATAATCTGGAGAGTGGATTTCGGGTTTACGCCGCCGTTGTACGGCTCATCGAGAAGGTCATTCACTTTCTCTTTGAAGGATTCGTCGCCGGTCATTCCGAGATGGGCCCTTTTAAATGCCGACAGGCATGAGGGGCATGGAACGGTGACAGTCTGAGTCCCCATTTTTTCGATTATTGAGAGATTACGTGCGGCCAGAGCCGCCGCGAAGACATGATCGACCGTATGGGCAGGGGTGGAGCCACAGCAGCTCCAGTCCTCCGGCTCCCGTAAAGTGAGACCCAGGGCCTTGAAAACCTCACGCATGGACATGTCGTATTCGACTGCCGTGCCTTCCAAAGAACATCCCGAGTAGTATGCGTACTCTCTATCAGCCATGTTTTTTTGCCTTCTCCTGGAATCGTGTGAAAATTTTTGCGACTTTGTCTTTTCCCACGATGTTCTTGGGAAAGAGACTGACTTTACCTTTCTGCATCACTTTAGGACCCAGCTCGGCATCTGCGAGAAAATGGCCTGATTTGAGGTTATAGGCCATAAGCGTCCCCATCTCGAAGAGCCTTCCGTGGGCTTTCATCGATTCAAGGAAGGAATCGTAGAAGAGCTTCACGTCTTTCTCCGATATTTTGTTCTCCCGTCTGGCGATGATTCTCAGGGTATCCATAATCTTTGCCACGTCTATCTCGCACGGACACCGGGTGGTGCAGGTCTCGCACGTAGCGCACAGCCATATTGCCTTCGACGAAAGTATGGTCTCTTTCTGACCCATCTGAAGGAGGCGCATGACCTGGCTTACAGGATAATCAAAATAGTGGGTGTAGGGACATCCGGCCGTACAGTTGCCACACTGGTAGCACAGAGAAGGTGTCCCACCGCTCTCCTCAGCTACCTTATCAATGAAAGCCCAATCTATACTCGTTGACAAATTCAACGCATCCATGTGGTTCCCTCACAATTTTTTTACGTGACCATTTTTACCACAGGATCAAAGTTTTTGTCAACCCTATTTGCGAATTTGTTCACAAGATTTTCTGTACAGAAAGAGGGCCTTGTGAATACCGGGATAATACCCTATAACACCTTAAAATACCAAATAGTAACCACTATAATCGCCTTCGACTGCCCGTTGAGAAAAAGAAAAGTTCGTGAAAAGATGGACTGACAGGCGGCGCAAGGGAGGGGAAAACCGGGGCCGCCGGAGAAGGCGCCGTCATTTACTTATGGTCCCGAATAGTATACATTTATATAGCCCATGATCCTATGTCCCGCCTGCAATACATCAGTACGTGAAGACCAGAAATTCTGTACCGGCTGCGGCAGGCCCTTGCCGGTGACCGCGGTCCGGGCGCCGGAACCCGCGTCTCCCGACGAACAGCCGGATCGTGACGCCCCGGTCCTCCTCTGTCCCTCCTGTAATGTCGCATACCCTGCTTCGGCGACCTACTGCGGGGAAGACGGGACGCCCCTCGAGAAGATCGAGAAATATGTCATGTCTCCCCTGGACCGCGGGAAACCGGAAGGGAGGAAATCACACGGGCGCCCCTCGCTCTCCGACGGTTCCGACGAGGTGGGATACGGGGGTGTATGGCCGTGGATGCGGTTTGTCGTCCCGGCGGTCGTTATTATCCTCGTCTTTATCGCAGGATATTTGTACTTCGGGGCCTATGAAGGGGGCGCAGCAGCGGTCGAGAGAGAGATAGGCGCCGCACTCAAGACCAGGGGTCTCGATGTTACGGTGACCCTGGACGGCAAGGATAAAGCCGTCCTGAAGGGGATTGTCGCCACTCCCGTGGATCGTGACGCGGCCCTCACTATCGCCAGGTCTCACAAGAATGTGAAGGAGGTGGTGAACGAACTGACAATTGCCCCCTCCCCCATAGAGACCGAGAGGACCCTGAACAAGGCCCTGGATGCGGCAGGACTTACGGGGGTCCAGACTGAGGTTGACGGAGATTTCCGGGTTCTTCTCACCGGCGTGGTACGGAACGAGCGGGAGAGCACCCTTGCGGTGAAGACCGTAAAGGCCTATCCTGAAGTACGGAGCGCCCGCAATGACATCAAGGTGGAGAAGAAAGGCTCTTCCCTGGTAGGTGCCGCAGGTGAATCCGGCTCGTTCACAGAGACCCGGCAGTTTACCCTGTCCCCCCTAAGCCCGTCGAGCTGGGCATCCCTCAAATACCGCAGCTCCGTCGCCTTCCGCGTCCCCGGGCCCGGAAGGCTCACGGTGGTGGCGAGTTGGGAGCCCCAGGGCACTCTTGCCCTCATGGTGAACCAGGCGGATACGGGCGCCACCCACGCGCAGAAAGATGGGTCTGCCC belongs to Syntrophorhabdaceae bacterium and includes:
- a CDS encoding FAD/NAD(P)-binding protein is translated as MAENNNPYLPELVTITNIIEETPNIKSFQVVFKDPERMKSFKFEPGQVGQLSVFGVGESTFVINSPPTRMDYLQFSVMKAGEVTAALHDLYPGDQMGLRAPLGNWFPYNEMKGKNILFIGGGIGLAPLRTLILYMLDNRADYKDITIIYGSRTPPDLCYKEDLKEWESRGDVNLILTVDAEFPGWDKRVGFVPTVLNEVAPSPENTIAITCGPPIMIKFVLQNLAKLNFSEENIVTTLEARMKCGIGICGRCNLGSKYICKDGPVFNLAQLKDLPGAL
- a CDS encoding cache domain-containing protein — translated: MKRIGFIVAAVVMVVFGFVCMSQASSVEDAKAMAEKAAAFWKANGKDKAIAEFNNSKGQFVKGDLYIVAHDFRGMVLAHGVNATLVGKNLYEQKDPNGGRYFVKEEIEIAKTKGSGWITYSWANPATKSMQAKKSWVQRIQGEDAFVLCGVFQ
- a CDS encoding hydrogenase iron-sulfur subunit, producing MSEIAPKELRIVGFLCNWCSYGGADTAGVSRFRQPTDLRVIRVPCSGRVDPLFIVKSLLNGADGVLVSGCHPRDCHYTDGNFYARRRLEMLKRLLPFLGIDEKRFHYTWISASEGARWQKTVTDFTTQVHKLGPLHSTTEAQIGS
- a CDS encoding 4Fe-4S dicluster domain-containing protein, which produces MDALNLSTSIDWAFIDKVAEESGGTPSLCYQCGNCTAGCPYTHYFDYPVSQVMRLLQMGQKETILSSKAIWLCATCETCTTRCPCEIDVAKIMDTLRIIARRENKISEKDVKLFYDSFLESMKAHGRLFEMGTLMAYNLKSGHFLADAELGPKVMQKGKVSLFPKNIVGKDKVAKIFTRFQEKAKKHG
- a CDS encoding CoB--CoM heterodisulfide reductase iron-sulfur subunit B family protein translates to MADREYAYYSGCSLEGTAVEYDMSMREVFKALGLTLREPEDWSCCGSTPAHTVDHVFAAALAARNLSIIEKMGTQTVTVPCPSCLSAFKRAHLGMTGDESFKEKVNDLLDEPYNGGVNPKSTLQIMVEDIGLEAVGNKVTHALPDLVVAPYYGCILTRPPEIAQFDDPENPMSMDNILEAVGVRVSPFAFKLECCGAAFGVPKREMVNQLSSKVLSMAIDSGANCIAVACPLCQQNLDLRQSQVNSTMGTNFNIPILYFSQIVGLTYGLSPKALGLDKLIVSADHIVRSRITVQEMEQRKQAEIEKEKAAKAKPKKDEIKAEET
- a CDS encoding CoB--CoM heterodisulfide reductase iron-sulfur subunit A family protein, which gives rise to MRVGVFICHCGSNIAGTIDVARVAAEMRKVPGVAFATNYMYTCSEPGQEEIKQAIKREGLNRIVVAACSPRMHELTFRRTIEKAGLNRYFLEMANIREHISWVGLDKEANTNKAIDVVKMAAAKVMQDKPLFSQSFKVNKRVLVIGGGVAGMQSALDCADGGLDVLLVEKSPSVGGMMSRLDKTFPTIDCSICILGPKMVDVAQHDKITLHAYSEIDDIKGYVGNYQIKIRKKATYVDWTKCTGCGLCMEKCPSKNSYDHFNFGVAPTRAINIPFPQAIPKKAKIDPEYCRQFVKGKCGVCAKVCPTGAINYEMQDEIITEDVGAIVVASGYGLMDVAKLPEYGGGRYPDVITGIQYERLLNASGPTEGHILRPSDKTEPKTIVFVSCAGSRDKSCGVPYCSNFCCMYIAKQAILTKDHIPDSQSFVFYMDIRSPGKGYDEFTRRAQEDYGAKYVRGRVSRIYPKGKKMVVMGADTLLGTKVEVEADLVVLANAVTAAPGAAQLAEKLHISYDTFGFYVESHPKLRPVETNTAGVYLAGAAQGPKDIPASVGQGSAAAAKVLALFSKDMLESDPAVAKVNENTCVGCLKCKMTCPFGAVKEKELRGGKIVANVIETVCAGCGVCTSTCPCGAIQLSHFTDNQLLAEVNTLCQK
- a CDS encoding 4Fe-4S dicluster domain-containing protein; translated protein: MGPEKLKEVIKEALKDAEVVIAYKEGFDKLHSTPCFVTTPEEADAVIFDPRCVQNLASYLPSLKKKAAVVVKGCDSRTIVQYMQEALIDRGKVTVIGIPCTGIVSIKKVMAKTGHQPILDVTFPDKNTVVVKTPKGEQKMAMADVAADKCGSCLYPTPVVYDQLVGEPIESDKTYETAYKDVAELAAKSLEEKKAYWEKEFDRCIRCYACRNACPMCVCQDSCIAESRDPHWISQKSNPTEKFMFHMIHALHLAGRCVECGECERACPMGIPVNMLKRKINQDMKELYDYEPGVKPEDKPPMFTFSVEEKKIEEHKL
- a CDS encoding 4Fe-4S dicluster domain-containing protein codes for the protein MADTAFIPKEKWEAFIEGLSAKALVYVPCIEGDTVMFRPFSKEKTLCFDRPANISPKGVIFPQSDTLFSFKFLKDPANPQKVDIELTENKTFPKVILIGSRPCDAKGFTVYDRPYTQTDTPDPYYKGRREQTTVVSLACQAPSAGCFCTSVEGSPADKEGSDALVTELEKGYFIEALTDKGKELLKEGGLQEGEAYRAQAEKAQAAVEAMVPKPFGKEGKVQVSKELFENDEFWEKELAKCLSCGACTYLCPTCYCFNITDEHHTEQGERVRSWDGCMYAHFTLEASGHNPRPAKFQRFKNRVGHKFLFYPEKYDGVLACCGCGRCVRYCPVSVDISEIVGKLQASAGNAAQSE
- a CDS encoding adenylosuccinate synthase, yielding MKRETMPNVGVVGVQWGDEGKGKIIDMLSGYADVIVRFQGGANAGHTIVVGDKTVILHLLPSGVLHDKKYCIIGNGVVLDPEVFEKEIKELKSIGYLKDDRRLMLSSLTHLIMPYHKKLDALKEEKGTKKIGTTGRGIGPAYEDKVSRLGIRVIDLLDKKVFAEKVKQNLELKNFVIKKYYKDEPFKAREIINNYSQYRKTLKKYAADTVGFLHKKIEQGQNILFEGAQGTYLDIDHGTYPYVTSSNTVSGNIASGSGAPPTSIDYVLGICKAYTTRVGEGPFPTELNDDVGQKMREVGGEYGATTGRPRRCGWFDAVIVKRAMKLNGIKGLSIMKLDVLDAFDTIKICTSYKIGRKSYDTPPQSITDYERIVPEYEEMEGWNTPITHITRYEDLPLNARRYLKRLEELLEVRIDIISVGPDRQSTIVLHNPFLP
- a CDS encoding BON domain-containing protein yields the protein MILCPACNTSVREDQKFCTGCGRPLPVTAVRAPEPASPDEQPDRDAPVLLCPSCNVAYPASATYCGEDGTPLEKIEKYVMSPLDRGKPEGRKSHGRPSLSDGSDEVGYGGVWPWMRFVVPAVVIILVFIAGYLYFGAYEGGAAAVEREIGAALKTRGLDVTVTLDGKDKAVLKGIVATPVDRDAALTIARSHKNVKEVVNELTIAPSPIETERTLNKALDAAGLTGVQTEVDGDFRVLLTGVVRNERESTLAVKTVKAYPEVRSARNDIKVEKKGSSLVGAAGESGSFTETRQFTLSPLSPSSWASLKYRSSVAFRVPGPGRLTVVASWEPQGTLALMVNQADTGATHAQKDGSAPLKLNYRITPGDYAKGAAWEAIIANFTPRGAVKGTLKVTYESSASAAGRPVLDTIKGKKDAVEASKTEKDLNEALKAEGLASVNAQVSKDGTATLKGSAPSAEAKERAISIARRNKLIKAVKDIIFVVGS